ATTAGAGAAAACAAGATAACTTGTATATAATTTACTCCTACAAGACCACTACCAAATCCAATAGCCAATCCATCTAGGCTTAAAGCAAGAGCAAGTGTAAATGCTTCCACGGATTTAAGAACTTTAGATTTACTTGTATCTAAAGTATCAGGCTCAATACTAACATTAAAATTTAATTTAAGGTCTAGCATATTAAAATTATAATCTTTTGAATGTATGGATTTTTTCTTAAAATAAGATTTAAAGAAACTCTCAATTAACCGAGCAGTTCCTAATAAAAATAAAATTAAAAAACATATCAACATTGTTATATTCTGAGGTAAGAAATCTCTGGCTATTGTACCTGCAAAAAGTGATATTGCCAAAATTGCTGAAGAAACCACACTAATAATCATATTTGAATATAAAGGAACTTTAACTTTATTTACGCCATATCCAAAACTTGTTACAAATGCATCTATACAAAGAGAAGTTACTAATAAAATTGATTCAATCACAGTAGATTAACATCCTTTCTCTTAAATTTTATACTTATATAGTTATAGTATTGTAAAAAGAGATAAATTGTTACAGATAAACCAATAGAGTGTTGATAAAATTTCAACATT
This sequence is a window from Clostridioides difficile. Protein-coding genes within it:
- the ytaF gene encoding sporulation membrane protein YtaF, whose product is MIESILLVTSLCIDAFVTSFGYGVNKVKVPLYSNMIISVVSSAILAISLFAGTIARDFLPQNITMLICFLILFLLGTARLIESFFKSYFKKKSIHSKDYNFNMLDLKLNFNVSIEPDTLDTSKSKVLKSVEAFTLALALSLDGLAIGFGSGLVGVNYIQVILFSLISNVIAVSFGCLLGNVFVKNINLNLSWLSGVILLIIGFMKIC